One Miscanthus floridulus cultivar M001 chromosome 11, ASM1932011v1, whole genome shotgun sequence DNA window includes the following coding sequences:
- the LOC136490726 gene encoding transcription repressor OFP13-like, whose protein sequence is MVRKPALASLFFNASGGSQQCLSSSASVSLSAASFSTAASWQWLSCTQARTRSFRGDNSPEIVSMRHDTSSKREEQQEGYKYSYKTSMNPAYVHDYSSEGAADCYSSSGLSDSSANQNLYLSTATAEPAAVAADEDEAIIHGLRSSTTRRLLFEPESTSSIVKTEKAAAAFDGATALAIESADPYGDFRRSMEEMVLSHGADDWGWLEEMLGWYLRANGKKTHGLIVGAFVDLLVALASSPSAPSPACSSSLKQSSHLQAAKIGEHHRAQTE, encoded by the coding sequence ATGGTCAGGAAGCCCGCGCTCGcctccctcttcttcaacgccAGCGGGGGAAGCCAGCAGTGCCTTTCCTCCTCGGCATCCGTGTCcctgtccgccgcctccttcagcACGGCGGCGTCGTGGCAGTGGCTGTCTTGCACGCAGGCGAGGACGCGCTCCTTCCGGGGCGACAACAGCCCGGAGATCGTGTCCATGCGCCACGACACCAGCAGCAAGCGAGAGGAGCAGCAGGAGGGGTACAAGTACAGCTACAAGACGAGCATGAACCCGGCCTACGTCCACGACTACTCATCGGAGGGCGCCGCCGATTGCTACTCCTCCAGCGGGCTCTCCGACTCCTCCGCGAACCAGAACCTCTACCTCTCCACGGCGACAGCagagcccgccgccgtcgccgcggacgaggacgaggcgatCATCCACGGCCTCCGCTCCTCCACCACCCGCCGGCTCCTGTTCGAGCCCGAGTCCACGAGCTCTATCGTGAAGACGgaaaaggcggcggcggcgttcgacGGGGCCACGGCGCTGGCCATCGAGTCGGCCGACCCGTACGGCGACTTCCGGCGGTCCATGGAGGAGATGGTGCTGAGCCACGGCGCCGACGACTGGGGCTGGCTCGAGGAGATGCTCGGGTGGTACCTCAGGGCCAACGGCAAGAAGACGCACGGTCTCATTGTCGGCGCCTTCGTCGACCTGCTCGTCGCGCTCGCCTCCTCTCCTTCTGCTCCCTCCCCCGCCTGCTCCTCCAGCTTGAAGCAGAGCAGCCATCTTCAGGCTGCCAAGATAGGCGAACACCACCGAGCGCAAACAGAGTAG
- the LOC136492537 gene encoding patatin-like protein 1 produces MELLPICWETSAAVGSRPKCPLRVGKELGGLESRLFIFSTYEAKNDTLKNAHLSDICISTSAAPTYFPAHFFKTEAADGRSREYHLVDSGIVANNPTMVAISMLTKEVHRRNLDFNVGRPTEYTNYLVISVGTGSAKQAEKYTAEQCAKWGLIQWLYNGGFTPIIDIFSHASSDMVDIHAPVLFQALHCEKNYLRIQDDTLTGDASSVDIATKENMESLIGIGQELLKKLVARVNIDTRVYESCSGEGTNAEALAHFAKQLSDERMLRKSNINSN; encoded by the exons ATGGAGCTTCTCCCTATTTGCTGGGAAACCTCGGCAGCAGTCGGGTCAAG ACCAAAATGCCCTTTGAGGGTAGGAAAAGAACTCGGTGGCCTAGAGTCGCggctgttcatcttctccacgtaCGAGGCCAAGAACGACACGCTCAAGAACGCGCACCTCTCCGACATCTGCATCAGCACGTCGGCGGCGCCGACCTACTTCCCGGCGCACTTCTTCAAGACCGAGGCCGCCGACGGCAGGTCCCGGGAGTACCACCTCGTCGACAGCGGCATCGTGGCCAACAACCCCACCATGGTCGCCATATCCATGCTCACCAAGGAGGTGCACCGTCGGAACCTAGACTTCAACGTCGGTAGGCCGACCGAGTACACGAACTACCTCGTCATCTCCGTCGGCACTGGGTCGGCGAAGCAGGCGGAGAAGTACACCGCTGAGCAGTGCGCGAAATGGGGCCTCATTCAGTGGCTGTACAACGGTGGCTTCACGCCGATCATCGACATCTTCTCACATGCCAGTTCCGACATGGTTGACATCCATGCACCCGTGCTCTTTCAGGCCCTCCACTGTGAGAAGAACTACCTTCGCATTCAG GATGATACTTTGACTGGGGACGCATCGTCAGTGGACATCGCGACCAAGGAGAACATGGAGTCTCTGATCGGGATCGGCCAGGAGCTGCTCAAGAAGCTAGTGGCGAGAGTGAACATCGACACTAGGGTGTACGAGTCCTGTTCCGGTGAGGGCACAAATGCAGAGGCGCTTGCTCACTTCGCCAAACAACTCTCTGACGAGCGCATGCTACGCAAGAGCAATATCAACTCCAACTAG
- the LOC136494188 gene encoding pentatricopeptide repeat-containing protein At3g51320-like translates to MAATSTSPHSAGGGGTIGDDLHGFLRYGLRTHSSVLCVHAFLLRRGLLLGHAVPAGLLLTASACSAASPPAHILRLLLHHLPPPLPVFSLDAALRAVGPRIPFSTLLSLFAALLRSHQPLFPDHFSFPPLLSAAASAASPRLHLRSALALHGQLLRRGLLFSPPPHAANALLHFYATAGGLSSARYMFDEMPLRDIVSCNTLMTALAGTPGGIDAARQLFEGMHLRNWVSWNVMINGYVKAKWPEQALEVVRWMAGVGVRGTATTIVGAATACARLGRLGAGREVHCVFLRRFEDDNLLVWTALIDMYGKCRRAGVARKLFDRLRMRNLVCWNAMIIGHCVYGEPGDGIKLFQHMITPGNVQPDGVTFIGVLCACARLGLLEDGRAYFEQMSTVYNLKPTFAHYWCMANLYGSVGLLEEAEGLLKSIPEDLKARALGGLLGLCRFRGDWRLGERIALRLIELEPSNNAHYALLCNVYAAVGRWEEVHRVKAIMKERDERFRPGHRLVNLNEIVDEFKIRERHPENQEIYAIMDDLASRLKLDCKEKEQSDFGMK, encoded by the exons ATGgcggccacctccacctccccccattcagccggcggcggcggcaccatcGGCGACGACCTCCACGGCTTCCTCCGCTACGGCCTCCGCACTCACTCCTCCGTTCTCTGCGTACACGCCTTCCTCCTCCGCcgcggcctcctcctcggccacgCCGTCCCCGCCGGCCTCCTCCTCACCGCCTCCGCCTGCTCCGCCGCCTCGCCGCCGGCTCAcatcctccgcctcctcctccaccacctacCTCCTCCCCTGCCGGTATTCTCCCTCGACGCCGCACTCCGCGCCGTAGGCCCTCGCATCCCCTTCTCcaccctcctctccctcttcGCGGCCCTCCTCCGCTCCCACCAACCGCTCTTCCCCGACCACTTCTccttccctcctctcctctccgctgccgcctccgccgcctccccgCGGCTCCACCTCCGTTCCGCGCTCGCCCTCCACGGGCAGCTCCTCCGCCGCGGCCTCCTCTTCTCGCCGCCGCCCCACGCCGCCAACGCCCTCCTCCACTTCTATGCCACTGCCGGCGGCCTCTCGTCCGCCCGCTACATGTTCGACGAAATGCCATTGAGGGATATCGTGTCCTGCAACACCCTGATGACGGCCTTAGCTGGCACACCCGGTGGCATTGATGCCGCACGCCAGCTGTTTGAGGGAATGCACCTGAGAAATTGGGTGTCATGGAACGTCATGATTAATGGGTACGTCAAGGCGAAGTGGCCTGAACAGGCACTGGAGGTGGTCCGGTGGATGGCAGGGGTAGGAGTGAGGGGGACGGCGACAACCATAGTCGGGGCAGCCACGGCGTGTGCTAGGCTGGGGAGGCTAGGGGCTGGGAGGGAGGTGCACTGTGTGTTCCTGCGCCGTTTTGAGGATGATAACCTGTTGGTTTGGACTGCATTGATTGATATGTATGGCAAGTGTCGGAGGGCTGGGGTTGCAAGGAAGTTGTTTGACCGGCTCAGAATGAGGAACCTGGTATGCTGGAACGCGATGATCATAGGGCACTGTGTGTATGGTGAACCTGGTGACGGGATCAAACTGTTCCAGCATATGATCACACCAG GGAATGTGCAGCCAGATGGAGTCACTTTCATTGGTGTTCTCTGCGCCTGTGCCCGTTTAGGCCTCTTGGAGGACGGAAGGGCATATTTTGAGCAGATGAGCACCGTGTACAACCTCAAGCCGACATTTGCACACTACTGGTGCATGGCCAATCTGTATGGGAGTGTTGGGCTTCTGGAAGAAGCCGAGGGCCTCTTAAAGAGTATACCAGAGGATCTGAAGGCACGGGCATTGGGTGGTTTGCTTGGGCTGTGTCGGTTCCGGGGGGATTGGAGACTTGGGGAACGGATAGCTCTCAGGTTGATTGAGCTTGAACCAAGCAACAATGCTCACTATGCACTGCTTTGCAATGTGTACGCTGCTGTAGGGAGATGGGAAGAAGTTCACAGGGTGAAGGCTATCATGAAAGAGAGAGATGAGAGGTTCAGGCCTGGACATCGTCTGGTGAACTTAAATGAGATTGTTGATGAATTCAAAATTAGGGAGAGGCATCCTGAGAATCAGGAGATATATGCCATCATGGACGACTTGGCGTCAAGGCTGAAGCTTGATTGTAAAGAAAAGGAGCAAAGTGATTTTGGAATGAAATAA